A stretch of Cicer arietinum cultivar CDC Frontier isolate Library 1 chromosome 5, Cicar.CDCFrontier_v2.0, whole genome shotgun sequence DNA encodes these proteins:
- the LOC101488646 gene encoding protein MODIFIER OF SNC1 1-like isoform X5 has product MVVWRQPGYDFKHVEWGEKGITQCKNDDFSLRSGDFPTLGSEKDKSVPNSELQDHDSHIRPDSSAGLGKEKNETSTVVGVPVHANRKGETENSWRRDYQAFNEDGMGPGIEKWRGNLPPFPNAVIPPQHFDVWCGAPVNNHQGGIWLRGPPNGPPFGTPVAPGGFPIEPFPFYRPHIPPTGFANPPQIPPHGCGPTGHHKNGEVYRPHMPDAYIPPGMPLRPGFYPGPMAYEGYYGPPMGYCNSNERDVHFMGMAAGPSVYNRNPSQNPPETGNSHSRSGGLGPAVKQLALEPVESSHSPDTSRPYRVLLKQHNEWDRKNEPTNWEDSLTKNASYANVRDQPRMSVQENDHRWNTEMDLKRTSSHGKAASSQTSGNQGSSSVNNAKSLESTGSFNRFDNISAKKTDGVASNTLEISSRLSSAPKDSTLIQKIEGLNAKARDVSSTKSKEERRNKFHAGSHVENEASGGGVFPEATLAAEPRQITHGMQGRGNYRKGRLNTRDTDDWRKKPGVIDSSTSSGVQLEASSILVGEHHISVDAYERSRSYSQVRSGGESMQTLSDSADSHEQRAKTNELAKQGTKQLQKEEVEWNKKQKAKSLVKLEEVNKRTQAVKGSMQKVYAANSALQNKKEEFQPFESATVLSKSGAANSSVMPNDNDACQNVVNHIQSVALDQDVNCADDTNAIHLQAHNNVDSKQKRAGYKQKHNLSLGKTLNVSTTSTSAKDENDKMDYVSVSSGSVTNEVSSAFVSGLPMNSTSMVESSVNPKRKNNPSSKNKEKVEEISLLGALPTTIPQEANHSTSFVENKLMEDIELDQGLLQSSSLSKDPNQNSEQRYSENEESYGKMNRQLKSQHSRRMPRHMQANRQADNSHGSDVLMWAPVKPPNKVEKIKIEVIVPSKSDQKVNSIKNKRAEMERYVPKPVAKEMAQQGSLQRMVSSISQVPMDECVDAGSQGVGKVGSVMESKNGDSWQTRAWKGKTHGSWRQRNSTESNDVHDMQDGVNRGSSSYQNIQIPMERQQVQMSETSLLKGQSKYANETSKPDGINNPANHDSDVPVYVPIIKDHKAMVRERQVPFRRQKDAGVNHDVDLKKNAGATRKTETLVSSSVHNQPDIKVVLKESQSIGEHGSSHWQPKFQASNNQRGNRPKKKEFSLHVGVSFPDGQDKESSPLIAQPPSQLVSEKSKGREVPNLGIPEAIRESRNAPRKGHVHSPNHVAVSSSEQAPTSMDPRHRQHPSSGVRKNGNHNRFGKVHESQGDWNSHGQDNRHYHDRERQGSNHHYEYHAVGPHGDSKSDNSDRSKDDSYHTGGRFRERGQTNSRRGGGNFSGR; this is encoded by the exons ATGGTCGTGTGGCGACAACCAGGCTATGACTTCAAGCATGTTGAGTGGGGAGAGAAG GGAATTACACAATGCAAGAATGATGATTTTTCTTTGAGATCTGGAGATTTTCCTACTCTTGGTTCCGAGAAAGATAAATCTGTACCTAATTCTGAGTTGCAAG ACCACGATTCTCATATTCGGCCTGACTCTTCTGCTGGACTCGGGAAAGAGAAAAATGAGACCTCAACTGTAG TTGGTGTTCCTGTTCATGCAAATAGGAAGGGTGAAACTGAAAATTCTTGGAGAAGAGACTATCAGGCCTTCAATGAAGATGGTATGGGACCTGGAATAGAGAAATGGCGGGGGAATCTCCCGCCCTTTCCTAATGCTGTTATTCCACCTCAGCACTTTGATGTTTGGTGTGGTGCTCCAGTAAACAACCATCAAGGTGGTATTTGGTTAAGAGGTCCACCTAATGGCCCTCCATTTGGAACTCCTGTTGCTCCAGGTGGCTTCCCAATTGAACCGTTTCCATTTTATCGTCCACATATTCCACCTACTGGTTTTGCCAATCCACCTCAAATTCCCCCTCATGGATGTGGTCCAACAGGGCATCATAAAAATGGAGAAGTCTACAGGCCCCATATGCCTGATGCTTACATTCCTCCAGGTATGCCGTTGAGACCTGGTTTCTATCCTGGCCCAATGGCCTATGAAGGGTACTATGGTCCTCCAATGGGTTATTGTAATTCAAATGAACGAGATGTTCATTTCATGGGAATGGCAGCTGGTCCCTCTGTTTATAATAGGAACCCAAGTCAGAATCCACCTGAGACTGGCAATTCACACAGTAGATCCGGTGGACTTGGTCCTGCTGTAAAACAGTTGGCCTTGGAGCCAGTAGAATCCAGTCATAGTCCTGATACCTCAAGACCATACAGAGTTCTTCTTAAGCAACACAATGAGTGGGATAgaaaaaatgaaccaacaaaCTGGGAGGACTCATTAACAAAGAATGCATCATATGCCAATGTGAGGGACCAACCAAGAATGTCTGTCCAGGAGAATGATCATAGATGGAACACGGAGATGGATTTAAAGAGAACAAGTTCTCATGGCAAAGCAGCTTCTTCTCAAACATCGGGAAATCAAGGATCTAGTTCTGTCAATAATGCTAAGTCTCTTGAAAGTACAGGAAGCTTTAATAGGTTTGATAATATTTCGGCAAAGAAAACAGATGGTGTAGCCTCTAATACGCTAGAAATTTCTTCAAGACTATCATCTGCCCCTAAAGATTCCACTTTGATTCAGAAGATAGAGGGTTTAAATGCAAAAGCCAGGGATGTATCATCTACTAAAAGTAAAGAGGAGAGGAGGAATAAGTTTCATGCTGGTAGCCATGTGGAAAATGAAGCCAGTGGTGGTGGTGTATTTCCCGAGGCAACCCTTGCCGCTGAACCCAG GCAAATTACTCATGGCATGCAAGGCAGAGGCAATTATCGTAAGGGAAGGCTCAATACTCGAGATACTGATGATTGGCGAAAGAAACCTGGGGTCATAGATTCTTCAACTTCATCAGGTGTACAGTTGGAAGCATCTAGCATTCTTGTTGGCGAGCATCATATATCTGTTGATGCCTACGAAAGGTCCAGGTCTTATAGCCAAGTAAGGAGCGGAGGAGAATCTATGCAAACCTTATCTGATTCAGCCGATAGCCATGAACAG CGTGCTAAAACAAATGAGTTAGCCAAGCAAGGGACGAAGCAACTACAGAAGGAAGAGGTGGAGTGGAATAAAAAGCAAAAAGCTAAATCTCTAGTGAAGTTAGAGGAGGTAAACAAGCGCACACAAGCAGTGAAAGGTTCAATGCAGAAAGTGTATGCTGCAAATTCTGCCCTACAGAATAAGAAGGAAGAATTTCAACCTTTTGAATCAGCAACAGTATTGAGCAAATCTGGGGCAGCCAATTCATCTGTAATGCCGAATGACAATGATGCATGTCAGAATGTTGTAAATCATATTCAGTCAGTGGCCTTGGACCAGGATGTTAATTGTGCCGATGACACTAATGCTATACACTTACAGGCTCACAACAATGTTGACTCAAAGCAGAAAAGAGCAGGCTATAAACAAAAGCATAATCTTTCTCTAGGCAAGACTTTGAATGTTTCTACCACCTCAACTTCTGCAAAAGACGAGAATGACAAAATGGATTATGTTAGTGTGTCTTCTGGCAGTGTTACGAATGAAGTAAGTTCAGCCTTCGTCTCAGGTTTACCCATGAATTCAACTTCTATGGTTGAGTCATCTGtaaacccaaaaagaaagaataaCCCGAGTAGCAAAAACAAAGAGAAAGTTGAAGAGATTTCATTGTTGGGTGCATTACCAACAACAATACCGCAGGAAGCCAATCATTCTACAAGCTTTGTTGAAAACAAACTCATGGAAGACATCGAGTTAGATCAGGGTTTACTTCAGTCCTCATCCTTGTCTAAAGACCCAAATCAGAATTCAGAACAAAGATATTCTGAAAATGAAGAATCTTATGGTAAAATGAATCGCCAGTTGAAATCACAGCATTCTCGAAGGATGCCAAGACACATGCAAGCTAATAGACAAGCAGATAATTCCCATGGGAGTGATGTTTTGATGTGGGCCCCTGTTAAACCACCGAACAAGGTAGAGAAGATTAAAATTGAGGTAATTGTTCCTTCAAAGAGTGACCAGAAGgtaaatagtataaaaaataagagGGCTGAAATGGAGAGATATGTTCCAAAACCTGTTGCAAAAGAAATGGCTCAGCAAGGAAGTTTACAAAGAATGGTGTCCTCAATAAGTCAGGTTCCTATGGATGAATGTGTTGATGCTGGTTCTCAAGGTGTTGGAAAAGTGGGTTCTGTAATGGAGTCTAAAAATGGAGATAGCTGGCAGACTAGGGCTTGGAAGGGAAAAACACATGGGTCATGGCGGCAAAGGAATTCAACAGAATCAAATGATGTGCATGACATGCAAGATGGAGTGAACCGTGGTTCTAGCTCCTATCAAAATATTCAGATACCGATGGAGCGTCAGCAAGTGCAGATGTCTGAAACAAGCTTGTTGAAAGGACAATCGAAGTATGCTAATGAGACTAGTAAACCTGATGGCATAAACAATCCAGCCAATCATGATTCAGATGTTCCAGTTTATGTTCCTATTATTAAAGATCATAAAGCAATGGTCAGGGAGAGGCAGGTTCCTTTTAGACGACAGAAGGATGCAGGTGTGAACCATGATGTTGATCTGAAGAAAAATGCTGGGGCTACTAGGAAAACTGAAACACTGGTATCATCCTCCGTGCACAATCAGCCAGATATCAAGGTTGTTTTAAAGGAAAGTCAGAGTATTGGAGAACATGGGTCATCTCACTGGCAACCCAAATTTCAGGCATCAAATAATCAGAGAGGAAATAGACCCAAGAAAAAGGAGTTTTCTCTTCACGTTGGTGTATCATTTCCGGATGGTCAAGATAAGGAGTCTAGCCCTCTTATTGCACAACCTCCCAGTCAATTAGTCTCTGAGAAGAGCAAGGGTCGAGAAGTTCCAAATCTTGGGATCCCGGAAGCTATAAGAGAGAGTAGAAATGCTCCACGTAAAGGCCATGTCCACTCCCCAAATCATGTAGCTGTTAGCTCAAGTGAGCAGGCTCCTACAAGTATGGACCCTAGGCATCGGCAACACCCATCATCTGGAGTTCGCAAAAATGGAAACCATAACCGTTTTGGGAAGGTACATGAATCTCAGGGAGATTGGAATTCACATGGGCAAGATAACAGACATTATCATGACCGAGAAAGACAAGGTTCAAACCATCATTATGAGTACCATGCTGTTGGGCCACATGGTGACAGCAAATCAGACAATTCTGATCGATCCAAAGATGATAGCTATCACACTGGGGGAAGATTTAGGGAGAGGGGTCAAACTAACTCAAGACGTGGTGGTGGAAACTTCTCTGGACGCTAG
- the LOC101488646 gene encoding protein MODIFIER OF SNC1 1-like isoform X4 has translation MVVWRQPGYDFKHVEWGEKGITQCKNDDFSLRSGDFPTLGSEKDKSVPNSELQADHDSHIRPDSSAGLGKEKNETSTVVGVPVHANRKGETENSWRRDYQAFNEDGMGPGIEKWRGNLPPFPNAVIPPQHFDVWCGAPVNNHQGGIWLRGPPNGPPFGTPVAPGGFPIEPFPFYRPHIPPTGFANPPQIPPHGCGPTGHHKNGEVYRPHMPDAYIPPGMPLRPGFYPGPMAYEGYYGPPMGYCNSNERDVHFMGMAAGPSVYNRNPSQNPPETGNSHSRSGGLGPAVKQLALEPVESSHSPDTSRPYRVLLKQHNEWDRKNEPTNWEDSLTKNASYANVRDQPRMSVQENDHRWNTEMDLKRTSSHGKAASSQTSGNQGSSSVNNAKSLESTGSFNRFDNISAKKTDGVASNTLEISSRLSSAPKDSTLIQKIEGLNAKARDVSSTKSKEERRNKFHAGSHVENEASGGGVFPEATLAAEPRQITHGMQGRGNYRKGRLNTRDTDDWRKKPGVIDSSTSSGVQLEASSILVGEHHISVDAYERSRSYSQVRSGGESMQTLSDSADSHEQRAKTNELAKQGTKQLQKEEVEWNKKQKAKSLVKLEEVNKRTQAVKGSMQKVYAANSALQNKKEEFQPFESATVLSKSGAANSSVMPNDNDACQNVVNHIQSVALDQDVNCADDTNAIHLQAHNNVDSKQKRAGYKQKHNLSLGKTLNVSTTSTSAKDENDKMDYVSVSSGSVTNEVSSAFVSGLPMNSTSMVESSVNPKRKNNPSSKNKEKVEEISLLGALPTTIPQEANHSTSFVENKLMEDIELDQGLLQSSSLSKDPNQNSEQRYSENEESYGKMNRQLKSQHSRRMPRHMQANRQADNSHGSDVLMWAPVKPPNKVEKIKIEVIVPSKSDQKVNSIKNKRAEMERYVPKPVAKEMAQQGSLQRMVSSISQVPMDECVDAGSQGVGKVGSVMESKNGDSWQTRAWKGKTHGSWRQRNSTESNDVHDMQDGVNRGSSSYQNIQIPMERQQVQMSETSLLKGQSKYANETSKPDGINNPANHDSDVPVYVPIIKDHKAMVRERQVPFRRQKDAGVNHDVDLKKNAGATRKTETLVSSSVHNQPDIKVVLKESQSIGEHGSSHWQPKFQASNNQRGNRPKKKEFSLHVGVSFPDGQDKESSPLIAQPPSQLVSEKSKGREVPNLGIPEAIRESRNAPRKGHVHSPNHVAVSSSEQAPTSMDPRHRQHPSSGVRKNGNHNRFGKVHESQGDWNSHGQDNRHYHDRERQGSNHHYEYHAVGPHGDSKSDNSDRSKDDSYHTGGRFRERGQTNSRRGGGNFSGR, from the exons ATGGTCGTGTGGCGACAACCAGGCTATGACTTCAAGCATGTTGAGTGGGGAGAGAAG GGAATTACACAATGCAAGAATGATGATTTTTCTTTGAGATCTGGAGATTTTCCTACTCTTGGTTCCGAGAAAGATAAATCTGTACCTAATTCTGAGTTGCAAG CAGACCACGATTCTCATATTCGGCCTGACTCTTCTGCTGGACTCGGGAAAGAGAAAAATGAGACCTCAACTGTAG TTGGTGTTCCTGTTCATGCAAATAGGAAGGGTGAAACTGAAAATTCTTGGAGAAGAGACTATCAGGCCTTCAATGAAGATGGTATGGGACCTGGAATAGAGAAATGGCGGGGGAATCTCCCGCCCTTTCCTAATGCTGTTATTCCACCTCAGCACTTTGATGTTTGGTGTGGTGCTCCAGTAAACAACCATCAAGGTGGTATTTGGTTAAGAGGTCCACCTAATGGCCCTCCATTTGGAACTCCTGTTGCTCCAGGTGGCTTCCCAATTGAACCGTTTCCATTTTATCGTCCACATATTCCACCTACTGGTTTTGCCAATCCACCTCAAATTCCCCCTCATGGATGTGGTCCAACAGGGCATCATAAAAATGGAGAAGTCTACAGGCCCCATATGCCTGATGCTTACATTCCTCCAGGTATGCCGTTGAGACCTGGTTTCTATCCTGGCCCAATGGCCTATGAAGGGTACTATGGTCCTCCAATGGGTTATTGTAATTCAAATGAACGAGATGTTCATTTCATGGGAATGGCAGCTGGTCCCTCTGTTTATAATAGGAACCCAAGTCAGAATCCACCTGAGACTGGCAATTCACACAGTAGATCCGGTGGACTTGGTCCTGCTGTAAAACAGTTGGCCTTGGAGCCAGTAGAATCCAGTCATAGTCCTGATACCTCAAGACCATACAGAGTTCTTCTTAAGCAACACAATGAGTGGGATAgaaaaaatgaaccaacaaaCTGGGAGGACTCATTAACAAAGAATGCATCATATGCCAATGTGAGGGACCAACCAAGAATGTCTGTCCAGGAGAATGATCATAGATGGAACACGGAGATGGATTTAAAGAGAACAAGTTCTCATGGCAAAGCAGCTTCTTCTCAAACATCGGGAAATCAAGGATCTAGTTCTGTCAATAATGCTAAGTCTCTTGAAAGTACAGGAAGCTTTAATAGGTTTGATAATATTTCGGCAAAGAAAACAGATGGTGTAGCCTCTAATACGCTAGAAATTTCTTCAAGACTATCATCTGCCCCTAAAGATTCCACTTTGATTCAGAAGATAGAGGGTTTAAATGCAAAAGCCAGGGATGTATCATCTACTAAAAGTAAAGAGGAGAGGAGGAATAAGTTTCATGCTGGTAGCCATGTGGAAAATGAAGCCAGTGGTGGTGGTGTATTTCCCGAGGCAACCCTTGCCGCTGAACCCAG GCAAATTACTCATGGCATGCAAGGCAGAGGCAATTATCGTAAGGGAAGGCTCAATACTCGAGATACTGATGATTGGCGAAAGAAACCTGGGGTCATAGATTCTTCAACTTCATCAGGTGTACAGTTGGAAGCATCTAGCATTCTTGTTGGCGAGCATCATATATCTGTTGATGCCTACGAAAGGTCCAGGTCTTATAGCCAAGTAAGGAGCGGAGGAGAATCTATGCAAACCTTATCTGATTCAGCCGATAGCCATGAACAG CGTGCTAAAACAAATGAGTTAGCCAAGCAAGGGACGAAGCAACTACAGAAGGAAGAGGTGGAGTGGAATAAAAAGCAAAAAGCTAAATCTCTAGTGAAGTTAGAGGAGGTAAACAAGCGCACACAAGCAGTGAAAGGTTCAATGCAGAAAGTGTATGCTGCAAATTCTGCCCTACAGAATAAGAAGGAAGAATTTCAACCTTTTGAATCAGCAACAGTATTGAGCAAATCTGGGGCAGCCAATTCATCTGTAATGCCGAATGACAATGATGCATGTCAGAATGTTGTAAATCATATTCAGTCAGTGGCCTTGGACCAGGATGTTAATTGTGCCGATGACACTAATGCTATACACTTACAGGCTCACAACAATGTTGACTCAAAGCAGAAAAGAGCAGGCTATAAACAAAAGCATAATCTTTCTCTAGGCAAGACTTTGAATGTTTCTACCACCTCAACTTCTGCAAAAGACGAGAATGACAAAATGGATTATGTTAGTGTGTCTTCTGGCAGTGTTACGAATGAAGTAAGTTCAGCCTTCGTCTCAGGTTTACCCATGAATTCAACTTCTATGGTTGAGTCATCTGtaaacccaaaaagaaagaataaCCCGAGTAGCAAAAACAAAGAGAAAGTTGAAGAGATTTCATTGTTGGGTGCATTACCAACAACAATACCGCAGGAAGCCAATCATTCTACAAGCTTTGTTGAAAACAAACTCATGGAAGACATCGAGTTAGATCAGGGTTTACTTCAGTCCTCATCCTTGTCTAAAGACCCAAATCAGAATTCAGAACAAAGATATTCTGAAAATGAAGAATCTTATGGTAAAATGAATCGCCAGTTGAAATCACAGCATTCTCGAAGGATGCCAAGACACATGCAAGCTAATAGACAAGCAGATAATTCCCATGGGAGTGATGTTTTGATGTGGGCCCCTGTTAAACCACCGAACAAGGTAGAGAAGATTAAAATTGAGGTAATTGTTCCTTCAAAGAGTGACCAGAAGgtaaatagtataaaaaataagagGGCTGAAATGGAGAGATATGTTCCAAAACCTGTTGCAAAAGAAATGGCTCAGCAAGGAAGTTTACAAAGAATGGTGTCCTCAATAAGTCAGGTTCCTATGGATGAATGTGTTGATGCTGGTTCTCAAGGTGTTGGAAAAGTGGGTTCTGTAATGGAGTCTAAAAATGGAGATAGCTGGCAGACTAGGGCTTGGAAGGGAAAAACACATGGGTCATGGCGGCAAAGGAATTCAACAGAATCAAATGATGTGCATGACATGCAAGATGGAGTGAACCGTGGTTCTAGCTCCTATCAAAATATTCAGATACCGATGGAGCGTCAGCAAGTGCAGATGTCTGAAACAAGCTTGTTGAAAGGACAATCGAAGTATGCTAATGAGACTAGTAAACCTGATGGCATAAACAATCCAGCCAATCATGATTCAGATGTTCCAGTTTATGTTCCTATTATTAAAGATCATAAAGCAATGGTCAGGGAGAGGCAGGTTCCTTTTAGACGACAGAAGGATGCAGGTGTGAACCATGATGTTGATCTGAAGAAAAATGCTGGGGCTACTAGGAAAACTGAAACACTGGTATCATCCTCCGTGCACAATCAGCCAGATATCAAGGTTGTTTTAAAGGAAAGTCAGAGTATTGGAGAACATGGGTCATCTCACTGGCAACCCAAATTTCAGGCATCAAATAATCAGAGAGGAAATAGACCCAAGAAAAAGGAGTTTTCTCTTCACGTTGGTGTATCATTTCCGGATGGTCAAGATAAGGAGTCTAGCCCTCTTATTGCACAACCTCCCAGTCAATTAGTCTCTGAGAAGAGCAAGGGTCGAGAAGTTCCAAATCTTGGGATCCCGGAAGCTATAAGAGAGAGTAGAAATGCTCCACGTAAAGGCCATGTCCACTCCCCAAATCATGTAGCTGTTAGCTCAAGTGAGCAGGCTCCTACAAGTATGGACCCTAGGCATCGGCAACACCCATCATCTGGAGTTCGCAAAAATGGAAACCATAACCGTTTTGGGAAGGTACATGAATCTCAGGGAGATTGGAATTCACATGGGCAAGATAACAGACATTATCATGACCGAGAAAGACAAGGTTCAAACCATCATTATGAGTACCATGCTGTTGGGCCACATGGTGACAGCAAATCAGACAATTCTGATCGATCCAAAGATGATAGCTATCACACTGGGGGAAGATTTAGGGAGAGGGGTCAAACTAACTCAAGACGTGGTGGTGGAAACTTCTCTGGACGCTAG